A part of Desulfofundulus salinus genomic DNA contains:
- the fusA gene encoding elongation factor G, whose translation MKNYQTSQLRNIGVVAHGGAGKTSLVEAMLFNTGAITRLGRVEDGTTTADYHPEEINRQVTIHTSLVPCEWQNCKLNILDTPGYSDFIGEVRGVLRVVETALFVVSAVDGVEVQTEVIWDLVEQGNQSRIVFINKMDRENANFYKVLDDLQAKFNANFAPIQLPIGQANDFTGIVDLVEQKAYSFENGKPKEVAVPDNLASEISSYREKLIEAAVEADDELMMKYLEGEELSSEEIKEGLQKGVIAGKVVPILCGSATKNMGVTNLMDFLVKNCPAPPVEEGAPFSGLIFKTLADPYVGKMNFIRVFTGTLKSDSVVLNSTKEKQEKIGQILYVRGKNSTPTTEVPTGDIAVLVKLQDTSTGDTLCDKDHPVKLEGINFPEPTLTVAIQPKSKGDEDKLGDALSKLLEEDPAVRVEKNTETKQTLLTGMGELHLDILLERLKRKYGVDVTMDSPKVPYRETIRAEVKVEGKHKKQTGGRGQYGHVWLRLEPLADAPFEFTEEIFGGAVPKQYIPAVEKGVREAMQEGVLAGYPVTGVKVVLYDGSFHPVDSSELAFKIAASMAFKKGQQQAKPVLLEPIMEVEVTVPENFMGDIISDFNTKRGRILGMEAAGKNSRVKALVPLAEMYRYAIDLKSMTQGRGSFRMKFSSYEEVPARLAEEIIKKAKAAEAEK comes from the coding sequence TTGAAAAACTACCAGACTTCTCAACTCCGTAACATCGGCGTGGTAGCCCACGGCGGCGCCGGGAAGACCTCTTTAGTAGAGGCAATGCTTTTTAATACCGGGGCCATTACCCGACTGGGCCGGGTAGAAGATGGCACCACCACCGCCGATTACCATCCTGAGGAAATCAATCGCCAGGTAACCATTCATACCAGCCTGGTGCCTTGCGAATGGCAAAATTGCAAGTTGAACATTTTAGATACCCCGGGCTACTCCGATTTTATCGGGGAAGTGCGCGGTGTACTGCGGGTGGTAGAGACTGCCCTGTTTGTAGTCTCCGCGGTCGACGGGGTAGAAGTACAGACCGAAGTCATCTGGGATCTGGTAGAACAGGGCAATCAATCCCGGATAGTCTTCATTAATAAGATGGACCGGGAAAACGCCAATTTCTACAAAGTGCTGGATGATCTGCAGGCCAAGTTTAATGCCAATTTTGCCCCCATTCAACTGCCCATCGGCCAGGCCAATGATTTTACCGGGATTGTAGACCTGGTGGAACAAAAGGCCTACTCCTTTGAAAATGGTAAACCCAAGGAAGTAGCCGTTCCCGACAATCTGGCCTCAGAAATTTCCTCCTACCGGGAAAAGTTGATCGAGGCAGCGGTGGAAGCCGACGATGAACTGATGATGAAGTACCTGGAAGGGGAAGAATTAAGCAGCGAGGAAATTAAAGAGGGCCTGCAAAAAGGGGTTATTGCAGGCAAGGTAGTCCCCATTTTATGCGGATCGGCCACGAAAAACATGGGTGTAACCAACCTCATGGATTTCCTGGTGAAAAACTGTCCTGCCCCGCCGGTAGAGGAAGGAGCTCCCTTCTCCGGCCTGATTTTTAAGACCCTGGCCGACCCCTACGTGGGCAAAATGAACTTTATCCGCGTTTTCACCGGAACCCTGAAGAGTGATAGCGTCGTGCTTAACAGCACCAAGGAAAAACAAGAGAAGATCGGACAGATCCTCTACGTACGGGGCAAAAACTCCACTCCCACCACCGAGGTGCCCACGGGCGATATAGCCGTGCTGGTCAAACTGCAGGACACCAGTACGGGCGACACCCTGTGTGATAAGGATCATCCCGTCAAGCTGGAGGGGATCAACTTCCCCGAACCAACCCTGACGGTAGCCATCCAGCCCAAGAGCAAAGGCGACGAAGATAAACTGGGTGATGCCCTGTCCAAGTTGCTGGAGGAAGATCCCGCCGTCCGGGTGGAGAAAAACACGGAAACAAAGCAGACCCTGCTCACCGGTATGGGAGAGTTGCACCTGGATATCCTGCTTGAGAGGTTAAAGCGCAAATACGGCGTGGATGTAACCATGGATTCCCCGAAAGTGCCCTACCGGGAAACCATTCGCGCCGAAGTAAAGGTGGAGGGCAAGCACAAGAAGCAAACCGGCGGTCGCGGTCAATACGGTCACGTCTGGCTGCGCCTGGAGCCCCTGGCCGATGCGCCCTTCGAATTTACCGAAGAGATTTTTGGCGGGGCGGTACCAAAGCAATACATCCCGGCAGTAGAAAAGGGCGTGCGGGAGGCCATGCAGGAAGGCGTACTGGCCGGTTACCCGGTTACCGGCGTGAAAGTGGTACTATACGACGGTTCCTTCCACCCGGTAGACTCCTCGGAACTGGCCTTCAAGATTGCCGCTTCCATGGCCTTTAAGAAGGGACAACAACAGGCCAAGCCAGTACTGCTTGAACCAATCATGGAAGTGGAAGTCACTGTGCCTGAAAACTTCATGGGCGACATCATCAGCGACTTCAACACCAAGCGGGGACGCATTCTGGGCATGGAAGCGGCCGGGAAAAATTCCCGGGTAAAGGCTCTGGTGCCTCTGGCGGAAATGTATCGCTATGCCATCGACCTGAAATCCATGACCCAGGGCCGGGGTTCCTTCCGCATGAAATTCTCCAGCTACGAAGAAGTGCCCGCCCGCTTAGCCGAGGAAATCATCAAAAAGGCCAAAGCGGCGGAGGCAGAAAAATAG
- a CDS encoding ISNCY family transposase, producing the protein MLVLQRVLEGQISTFEAALVLGLSERQVYRLKAKFQSQGPAALVHGNRGRKPVHAVPEETRQQVIQLAQTIYRGCNYTFLSELLCEREGITLSPSSVGRILKSAGIPSPRKHRPPKLHRRRQRKPQFGMLVLIDGSHHDWLEGRGPKLVLLLAVDDATSMILAALFSLTEDFEGYRRLLFDLVTRYGIPLAIYSDRHTLFFPPEKEVSLEQQLLGEVRPLTQIGRILNELGITPLPPGKGAC; encoded by the coding sequence ATGCTGGTTTTGCAGCGGGTTCTGGAAGGTCAGATTTCAACCTTTGAAGCTGCCCTGGTATTAGGCTTAAGTGAACGTCAGGTATACAGGTTAAAGGCCAAATTCCAGTCGCAGGGGCCTGCTGCCCTGGTCCATGGGAACCGGGGCCGCAAGCCGGTTCACGCTGTTCCCGAGGAGACCCGGCAGCAGGTCATCCAACTCGCCCAAACCATTTACAGGGGGTGCAATTATACTTTTCTTAGCGAGTTGCTCTGCGAACGGGAAGGAATCACCTTGAGTCCTTCTTCGGTGGGTCGCATCCTGAAAAGCGCCGGCATTCCGAGCCCGCGGAAGCACCGTCCGCCTAAACTGCACCGCCGTCGTCAGCGGAAACCCCAGTTTGGGATGCTGGTCTTGATCGATGGCAGCCATCATGATTGGCTCGAGGGAAGGGGACCAAAACTGGTTTTGCTTTTGGCGGTGGACGACGCCACCAGTATGATTTTGGCCGCCCTTTTCAGTCTAACGGAAGATTTCGAAGGTTACCGGCGTCTTCTTTTCGACCTGGTTACCCGTTATGGTATTCCTCTGGCCATTTACTCTGACCGGCACACCCTTTTCTTCCCCCCGGAAAAGGAAGTATCCCTTGAGCAGCAGTTGCTGGGAGAGGTTCGGCCGCTGACCCAAATCGGCCGCATTTTAAATGAGTTGGGGATTACCCCGCTCCCCCCAGGCAAAGGGGCGTGTTGA
- a CDS encoding integrase core domain-containing protein: MSWGLPRSPQAKGRVERAFGTLQERLTVELRLAGACSLEEANEVLERFIERYNQRFAVPPESSASAFRPVPAHLRLEHVFCWKERRVLNPGYTIQYQKQTYRVVNTKGVPVIPLRTVVEVHRLADGSLFVGWNGHIYPLEPVPASSLSPKNKEAGKKGGQSMGRKPAPDHPWRRPWKSSQINHGVSF; encoded by the coding sequence ATGAGTTGGGGATTACCCCGCTCCCCCCAGGCAAAGGGGCGTGTTGAAAGGGCTTTTGGGACTCTTCAGGAACGCCTGACCGTTGAGCTTCGCCTGGCCGGGGCATGTTCCCTCGAAGAGGCCAACGAGGTCCTTGAACGTTTTATTGAACGTTACAACCAGCGGTTTGCGGTACCCCCGGAAAGTTCTGCGTCTGCCTTTCGCCCCGTTCCTGCCCATTTGCGTTTGGAGCACGTTTTTTGCTGGAAGGAGCGCCGGGTTTTGAACCCCGGCTACACCATTCAGTACCAGAAACAGACCTACAGGGTGGTGAATACCAAAGGTGTTCCGGTCATTCCTTTGCGCACGGTGGTGGAGGTGCACAGGCTCGCTGACGGCAGTCTCTTTGTTGGCTGGAACGGCCATATTTACCCCCTTGAACCGGTTCCGGCGAGTTCCTTGTCGCCGAAGAATAAAGAAGCTGGGAAAAAGGGCGGGCAGTCTATGGGCAGAAAACCCGCCCCCGACCACCCATGGCGCAGGCCATGGAAATCAAGTCAGATCAATCATGGCGTCAGTTTTTAG
- a CDS encoding UPF0182 family membrane protein produces MGITLRLSKTLLILGLFIILALIYWGAGFYTDWLWFKSLNFEKVFLTILLSQWAVGLVAGLTVFLVIFINLLFTRGPLIKAAETRPISNGDIVTLYQPPWSRYVQSRKLTAVMAILSLIPAFLTALPVTDNWNIVQQFLHSTSFNLKDPIFHRDVGFYVFQLPFYHFIYRLLLWISVLSLLAVSGIYALIGGTAQNGWKSIFRFEQAKYHLSGLAAAFFLLRAWGYRLDQYMLLYSERGVVYGPGYTDIHANLLAYKVLFVLALACTGIILLNIFLSRFRLVLYTIGFLVVGSIVLGSIYPAAVQKFIVVPNEMNREKPYIENAIKFTRLAYKLDSIERKSFPAGRELTAQDLKNNQDTIDNIRLWDYRPLQQTYSQLQEMRLYYQLKNIDIDRYIIDGRYRQVMVAARELNQSQLPPQAQTWVNLHLKYTHGYGIVMSPVNEVTREGLPRFLIKDIPPTTHTDLKIERPEIYFGEVTDNYVIVNTKSPEFDYPKGDENAWSTYQGNKGVKVGSLVRRLLFAISFGDYRLLLSGDITNESQVLYYRNIYERVPKLVPFLTYDRDPYIVLANGKLYWMWDAYTTTNMFPYAEPYNHRLNYIRNAVKVVVDAYDGSVDFYIADKDDPIIQTYSKIFPDVFRPLTEMPEELRTHIRYPEDLFMIQAQKYAIYHMEDYRIFYNKEDKWDRPTEIVEDKEQPMEAYYIITRLPGEKEPEYIQILPFIPQNKKNMVAWLAGRSDGPNYGRLLVYEFPKQELVYGPMQIEARINQDTTISQQLSLWDQRGSRVFRGNLLVIPIKDSLLYVEPLYLQAEQSKMPELRRVIVVHGDRVVMEPTLEEALKRIFTDGKGEPGATTPAAKPDTGGQSLAELAREASRLYDQAMERLRSGDWAGYGDSLQQLKRVLNELTARTTEQ; encoded by the coding sequence TTGGGGATAACTTTAAGGTTATCTAAAACATTGCTAATTTTGGGTCTCTTTATTATCCTGGCCCTGATATACTGGGGGGCGGGTTTTTATACCGACTGGCTGTGGTTTAAATCCTTAAACTTTGAAAAAGTGTTTTTAACTATTCTGCTTTCGCAGTGGGCCGTAGGGCTGGTTGCCGGGCTAACGGTCTTCCTGGTCATTTTTATCAACCTGCTATTTACCCGCGGCCCGCTGATTAAGGCAGCCGAGACCAGGCCGATCAGTAATGGCGACATAGTCACCCTTTACCAGCCCCCCTGGAGCAGGTATGTCCAATCAAGGAAATTAACCGCGGTCATGGCCATTTTAAGCCTCATTCCGGCATTTCTGACCGCCCTGCCCGTAACCGATAATTGGAATATAGTCCAGCAATTTCTGCACAGCACCTCCTTTAACCTGAAAGATCCCATTTTCCATCGTGATGTAGGGTTTTACGTATTTCAGTTGCCCTTTTACCACTTTATCTACCGGCTTTTATTGTGGATCAGCGTGCTCAGCTTGCTGGCCGTAAGCGGCATCTATGCCCTGATTGGCGGCACCGCTCAAAACGGCTGGAAAAGCATTTTTCGTTTTGAGCAGGCCAAATATCACCTGTCGGGCCTGGCGGCGGCATTTTTCCTCCTGCGGGCCTGGGGGTATCGCCTGGATCAATACATGTTGCTTTATTCCGAGCGAGGAGTAGTCTATGGCCCCGGCTATACCGATATTCACGCTAACCTGCTGGCTTACAAGGTCTTGTTTGTTCTGGCCCTGGCCTGTACGGGGATTATTCTACTGAATATCTTTCTTTCCCGATTCCGGCTCGTTCTTTATACTATCGGTTTTCTGGTCGTTGGCTCTATAGTCCTGGGAAGTATTTATCCCGCCGCGGTTCAAAAATTTATTGTCGTTCCCAACGAGATGAACCGGGAAAAGCCTTATATTGAAAACGCGATTAAATTTACCCGCCTAGCCTATAAACTGGATAGCATCGAAAGAAAGTCCTTTCCCGCCGGCCGGGAGTTAACCGCGCAAGATCTCAAGAATAACCAGGATACCATTGACAACATCCGGCTCTGGGATTACCGCCCCTTGCAGCAAACTTACAGCCAGCTGCAGGAAATGCGTCTCTATTACCAGCTGAAAAATATTGATATCGACCGCTATATCATCGATGGCCGTTACCGCCAGGTGATGGTGGCGGCAAGGGAATTAAACCAAAGCCAGTTGCCCCCCCAGGCGCAAACCTGGGTAAACCTGCACCTAAAATACACTCATGGGTACGGTATTGTCATGAGCCCGGTCAATGAGGTGACCAGGGAAGGCTTACCACGCTTCCTCATCAAAGATATTCCTCCCACCACCCATACGGACCTGAAAATCGAACGCCCGGAAATTTATTTTGGTGAGGTCACGGATAATTATGTAATCGTCAATACCAAGAGCCCCGAATTTGACTACCCCAAGGGAGATGAAAATGCCTGGAGTACCTACCAGGGGAATAAAGGCGTCAAAGTTGGCTCTCTGGTGCGGCGGTTGCTCTTTGCCATCTCTTTCGGGGACTACCGGCTGCTTCTTTCCGGAGACATCACCAATGAGAGCCAGGTGCTTTATTACCGCAACATCTACGAACGCGTACCTAAATTGGTACCTTTCCTGACATACGACAGAGATCCCTATATTGTACTGGCCAACGGCAAACTGTACTGGATGTGGGATGCCTATACAACCACCAACATGTTCCCTTACGCAGAACCATATAACCACCGGCTGAACTACATCCGCAACGCAGTGAAGGTCGTGGTTGATGCCTACGATGGAAGCGTCGATTTTTATATTGCCGACAAGGATGATCCCATAATCCAAACCTACAGCAAAATATTCCCGGATGTCTTCCGGCCCCTTACCGAAATGCCTGAAGAGCTGAGGACACACATTCGTTACCCCGAAGACCTCTTCATGATCCAGGCGCAAAAATATGCCATTTATCACATGGAGGACTACCGGATCTTTTATAATAAAGAAGATAAATGGGATAGGCCCACCGAGATAGTTGAAGACAAGGAACAACCCATGGAGGCCTATTACATCATCACCAGGCTACCCGGGGAAAAAGAGCCCGAATATATACAGATCCTGCCCTTTATTCCCCAAAACAAAAAGAATATGGTGGCCTGGCTGGCGGGCAGGTCGGATGGCCCCAATTACGGACGGTTGCTGGTTTACGAGTTCCCTAAACAGGAACTGGTTTACGGCCCCATGCAAATTGAAGCGCGCATTAACCAGGATACCACCATCTCCCAGCAACTGTCCCTGTGGGACCAGCGGGGTTCCCGGGTCTTCCGGGGCAACCTGCTGGTGATACCGATCAAGGATTCCCTGTTGTACGTGGAGCCGTTATACCTGCAGGCAGAACAAAGCAAAATGCCCGAACTGCGCCGGGTGATTGTAGTCCACGGCGACCGGGTGGTCATGGAACCAACTTTAGAGGAGGCCCTGAAGCGCATCTTTACCGATGGCAAAGGGGAACCGGGCGCAACCACACCGGCGGCTAAACCTGACACCGGTGGCCAGTCGCTGGCTGAATTGGCACGGGAGGCCAGCAGGCTTTACGATCAGGCTATGGAAAGGCTTAGAAGCGGAGACTGGGCGGGTTATGGTGATTCTTTACAGCAGTTAAAACGTGTTTTAAATGAACTGACAGCCCGAACAACGGAACAATAA
- a CDS encoding alpha/beta fold hydrolase yields MPFITLEGLNYHYAAGMPQNKDPKQTILFIHGAGGSHRHWLHQLNGLKEEYLVLAVDLPGHGQSQGKAADAIATYREFIYAFAERLTGHPFFLAGHSMGGAITLDFARCYPEKLAGMVLIGTGARLRVLPVLLETFQKSEHYEGLIQLAYGKNAPPALLEAARREMESVPPSVYLADFTACNGFDLMDVLPFIDVPAMVIAADQDLLTPVKYGQYLQQKLPRAELEIIHGAGHMMMLERPGEINAIIKRFLEKHSTITGNH; encoded by the coding sequence ATGCCTTTCATAACCCTTGAAGGGCTCAATTACCATTACGCCGCTGGGATGCCCCAAAATAAGGATCCAAAGCAAACCATCCTTTTTATTCACGGAGCGGGGGGAAGTCACCGCCACTGGCTTCATCAGCTCAACGGGTTAAAAGAGGAATACCTGGTGCTGGCAGTGGATCTACCCGGCCACGGCCAGTCGCAGGGAAAAGCAGCCGATGCTATTGCCACTTATCGCGAATTTATTTATGCTTTTGCGGAAAGGCTAACTGGTCATCCATTTTTCCTGGCCGGACATTCTATGGGAGGGGCAATCACCCTGGATTTCGCCCGCTGTTATCCGGAGAAACTGGCCGGGATGGTCTTAATTGGAACTGGTGCCCGCCTGCGGGTGCTACCTGTTTTGCTGGAGACCTTCCAAAAGAGCGAACACTACGAGGGTCTGATCCAACTGGCTTACGGCAAAAACGCGCCCCCGGCCCTGCTGGAAGCTGCTCGCAGGGAAATGGAATCCGTTCCACCCTCAGTATACCTGGCAGACTTTACGGCCTGTAACGGTTTTGACTTGATGGATGTCTTGCCTTTTATTGACGTCCCCGCCATGGTCATTGCCGCCGATCAGGACCTGCTCACGCCGGTAAAGTACGGCCAGTATCTGCAACAGAAGCTGCCCAGGGCCGAACTAGAGATTATTCACGGGGCCGGCCACATGATGATGCTGGAACGGCCAGGGGAAATAAACGCTATTATAAAACGATTCCTGGAGAAACACAGCACCATTACGGGGAATCATTGA